In one window of Synechococcus sp. M16CYN DNA:
- a CDS encoding SAM-dependent methyltransferase — MSATQVLKEHQRYKLDNNDDALFYSEPRFVYHLDAGFRSRLTTLYRQRIPSCAVVLDLMSSWVSHLPKDVIYDKVIGHGLNTDELLANQRLDSYWIQNLNRDQRLPLNDTSVDATLIVAGWQYLQQPEYIASELLRISRPMGQIIVAFSNRMFFTKAPQVWTDGDDNDHLNYVASVLIAQGWLTPEIIVENKCSDNWMRLFGKRCDPFFAVIATKPKP; from the coding sequence ATGTCTGCTACTCAAGTTCTTAAAGAACACCAACGCTACAAACTTGATAACAATGATGACGCTCTCTTTTATAGTGAGCCTCGCTTCGTTTATCACTTAGACGCTGGATTTCGAAGTCGTTTAACTACCCTATACAGACAGCGCATTCCATCTTGCGCTGTCGTTCTCGATCTGATGAGTAGTTGGGTCAGTCACCTTCCAAAGGATGTAATTTATGATAAGGTAATTGGCCATGGACTAAATACTGATGAATTGTTGGCGAATCAACGTTTAGATTCGTATTGGATACAGAATTTAAATCGTGATCAACGTCTTCCCCTGAATGACACCAGTGTCGATGCTACATTGATCGTAGCTGGTTGGCAATACCTTCAACAGCCAGAATATATCGCTAGTGAACTTTTACGAATCTCTCGCCCGATGGGGCAAATAATTGTTGCATTTTCTAATCGAATGTTTTTCACAAAAGCACCACAAGTGTGGACTGATGGTGATGATAATGATCATCTTAATTATGTAGCATCAGTATTAATAGCTCAGGGTTGGCTCACTCCAGAGATTATTGTAGAAAACAAGTGCTCTGATAATTGGATGAGATTGTTTGGAAAGAGATGTGATCCATTTTTTGCTGTCATCGCTACTAAACCAAAACCGTGA
- the nadA gene encoding quinolinate synthase NadA has protein sequence MIADNGLVATIERLKKQRNAVVLAHYYQSPKIQDVADFIGDSLELSRKAAATTADVIAFCGVHFMAETAKILNPNKTVVIPDFDAGCSLADDCPADAFAAFRHQYPDHFVVSYINCTAAVKAQSDLICTSSNAVDLINQLPQDRPILFAPDQNLGRWVQRQSNRTMTLWPGRCTVHEAFSEEALLQLKLEHPRAEVIAHPECQEHLLELADFIGSTSKLLNHTEISSSEAFIVLTEPGILHQMQQRVPNKTLIEVPGVDGCSCNSCPYMRLNTLEKLHRCLDTLKPTIEMEESLRQKALLPIRKMLEMSS, from the coding sequence ATGATCGCTGACAACGGCCTGGTCGCAACGATCGAACGGCTCAAAAAACAGCGCAATGCAGTCGTGCTGGCACACTACTATCAGTCTCCTAAAATTCAAGACGTCGCTGACTTCATCGGTGATTCACTCGAGTTGTCTAGAAAAGCTGCTGCTACTACAGCCGATGTGATCGCTTTCTGTGGCGTTCACTTTATGGCAGAGACTGCTAAAATACTCAATCCAAACAAGACCGTCGTCATTCCTGATTTTGATGCCGGATGCTCACTGGCTGATGACTGCCCTGCCGATGCTTTCGCTGCATTCCGGCATCAATACCCAGACCATTTTGTTGTGAGTTACATCAATTGTACAGCTGCTGTAAAAGCGCAAAGTGACTTAATTTGCACTAGCAGTAATGCTGTTGATCTCATTAACCAACTACCGCAAGATCGTCCGATTTTGTTTGCGCCGGATCAGAATCTTGGTCGATGGGTGCAACGACAAAGTAATAGGACGATGACCCTATGGCCGGGCCGATGCACGGTGCATGAAGCTTTTAGCGAGGAAGCTTTACTTCAACTAAAACTTGAACATCCCAGAGCTGAAGTCATCGCCCATCCCGAATGTCAAGAGCATTTATTAGAGCTTGCGGATTTCATTGGGTCTACAAGCAAGTTGCTGAATCACACTGAAATCAGTTCTTCAGAAGCCTTTATTGTTCTAACGGAGCCTGGAATTCTTCATCAAATGCAGCAACGGGTTCCTAACAAGACTCTGATAGAGGTGCCGGGTGTGGATGGATGTAGTTGCAATTCCTGTCCTTACATGCGTTTAAACACACTCGAAAAATTGCATAGGTGCCTCGATACCTTGAAACCCACTATCGAAATGGAAGAAAGCCTGAGACAAAAGGCTTTACTCCCGATTCGAAAGATGCTGGAAATGAGTAGTTAA
- a CDS encoding TIGR04168 family protein, protein MAIAGDLHGAWGDADEKLLNLLRPDAVLFVGDLSNGNLHLTRRIALLPHPVAVILGNHDCGFDKNGGILHQQLVLLDDCHCAWRVRRWERLSLSVVGARPCSSGGGFHLSQAVKAVYGPVTLDQSVERILSAAASVPADEPLLILAHCGPTGLGSNPDSPCGRDWKSPAIDWGDQDLSIAIDRMAVTRPPDLVIFGHMHHALKRGSGYRQSLTQDRRGTVYLNSACVPRSGLDQQGCPFFHFSWAEFSGTCLTHLSHRWYAPDGKVKYKETFPLMRPMRH, encoded by the coding sequence ATCGCGATTGCTGGAGACCTTCACGGCGCTTGGGGAGATGCGGATGAAAAGCTACTGAACTTACTCCGGCCGGATGCGGTGTTATTTGTCGGAGACCTCAGTAATGGGAATTTGCATCTGACACGAAGGATTGCTTTACTCCCCCACCCTGTGGCTGTGATCCTTGGAAATCATGATTGTGGGTTTGACAAAAACGGAGGGATTCTGCACCAACAATTAGTTCTTTTGGACGATTGTCATTGCGCATGGAGGGTACGTCGGTGGGAACGTCTCTCACTTTCGGTAGTTGGTGCTCGACCTTGCAGTTCCGGTGGTGGATTTCATCTTTCTCAAGCTGTTAAGGCAGTTTATGGACCAGTGACGTTGGATCAGTCAGTAGAAAGAATTCTTTCTGCCGCCGCCTCTGTTCCTGCTGACGAACCTTTACTGATACTGGCTCATTGCGGACCAACGGGGTTGGGATCCAATCCCGATAGTCCCTGTGGACGCGACTGGAAATCACCAGCAATCGACTGGGGAGACCAAGATTTATCGATTGCAATCGATCGAATGGCGGTAACACGCCCGCCTGATCTGGTGATCTTTGGTCATATGCACCACGCTCTTAAGCGCGGTTCAGGGTATAGGCAAAGCCTTACACAGGATCGACGCGGCACTGTTTATTTAAATTCAGCATGTGTACCTCGAAGTGGTCTAGATCAGCAAGGTTGCCCCTTTTTCCATTTTTCATGGGCTGAATTCAGCGGTACTTGTTTAACTCACCTTAGCCATCGCTGGTATGCACCAGATGGTAAAGTCAAGTATAAGGAAACGTTTCCTTTAATGAGACCTATGCGGCACTGA
- a CDS encoding TPM domain-containing protein — translation MGTHCIQVLWGTVLATAIGLWGVAAPVLAYDNPDLLPDHPTPVIDLARIFSDTQQARLEESLGKLEERTGWKLRVLTQYERTPGLAVREFWGLDERSLLVVADPRGGNLLNINVGDAYFAMMPRTYWVELQTRFGNQYYVKDHGEDGAILGALDAIEICLDRGGCQVVPGLPLEQWLWTFSTSVLGGLIAGFAAYPRKETETVAWAWLLLLSPLWAMLFGIFGIAPVVTRTEEWLPLIRNALGFLSGGAAAYLIAQATIGRRLQNKSNG, via the coding sequence ATGGGAACACATTGCATTCAGGTCCTATGGGGCACGGTGCTGGCTACGGCCATTGGGTTATGGGGCGTTGCGGCTCCGGTGCTGGCATACGATAATCCCGATCTATTACCCGATCACCCCACACCTGTCATTGACTTGGCTCGCATTTTTAGCGACACCCAACAAGCTCGATTAGAAGAATCGCTAGGAAAGTTAGAAGAACGCACAGGATGGAAACTACGAGTGCTGACGCAATACGAACGAACGCCTGGCCTGGCCGTTCGTGAATTCTGGGGACTCGACGAAAGAAGTCTTCTGGTAGTAGCGGATCCCAGGGGCGGTAATCTGCTGAACATCAATGTTGGTGATGCTTACTTCGCCATGATGCCCAGAACTTACTGGGTTGAGTTACAGACCCGCTTTGGCAATCAATACTACGTCAAAGATCACGGTGAGGATGGTGCCATTTTGGGTGCACTTGATGCAATAGAAATCTGCTTAGATCGTGGCGGATGTCAGGTCGTTCCCGGGCTGCCCCTTGAGCAATGGCTTTGGACTTTCAGTACATCAGTTTTAGGAGGACTCATCGCTGGATTTGCGGCTTACCCACGCAAAGAGACTGAAACAGTTGCTTGGGCCTGGCTGCTTTTGCTATCGCCTCTATGGGCAATGCTATTCGGCATTTTTGGCATCGCTCCGGTGGTGACCCGCACAGAGGAATGGCTGCCCCTAATCAGAAACGCCCTCGGCTTTTTATCAGGAGGGGCAGCAGCCTACCTTATCGCGCAAGCCACCATAGGCCGTCGACTCCAGAATAAATCAAACGGGTAA
- a CDS encoding SAM-dependent methyltransferase, whose product MEPTSAVCPTWLAMHLKQAGGVIPFRQFMHLALNDPNHGFYGAGRALIAPNGDFVTSPSLGSDFAALLAAQVMRWLQAFPVEIPKLSLVEIGPGEGDLLADLIDALIDQAPHTLHRLELVLVETNPGMQKRQRSRLSNQVAVPIRWCSLDNLMACPVQGIVLAHELLDTLPVERLSFHEGMMWQQLVALNANDFLTWSRRPVPPPLAEEVARVCRRCKIALPPRSAKPGWTTEWHCESPRWFGQVSRAIRKGILLVVDYALEARRYYSACRYNGTLMATRAQQAGLSPLQCPGFQDLTAHICIDIVQDAAIRSGWTPLGQMRQGEALLALGLAERLHKLQSLPATQLPEILRRREALLRLVDPSGLGDFRWLLYGKGLQLDRFKLTTAPDSEEFPRE is encoded by the coding sequence ATGGAACCGACGTCTGCGGTGTGCCCGACCTGGCTTGCGATGCATCTGAAACAAGCCGGCGGTGTGATCCCGTTCCGCCAGTTTATGCACCTGGCTTTAAATGATCCAAATCATGGCTTTTACGGCGCTGGAAGAGCTCTTATAGCGCCAAACGGAGATTTTGTAACTTCTCCGTCTCTCGGATCCGATTTCGCTGCTCTTTTGGCGGCACAAGTTATGCGTTGGCTTCAGGCATTCCCGGTTGAGATTCCAAAACTCTCGCTTGTAGAAATCGGTCCTGGAGAAGGAGATCTCCTTGCCGATCTGATCGACGCCTTGATAGATCAGGCGCCTCATACTCTCCATCGTCTCGAATTGGTACTTGTAGAGACCAACCCTGGAATGCAAAAACGGCAACGGTCACGCTTGTCGAATCAAGTGGCGGTGCCGATACGTTGGTGTTCGCTGGATAACCTTATGGCTTGTCCAGTTCAGGGCATTGTTTTGGCCCATGAATTGCTGGATACCTTGCCAGTGGAGCGACTGTCCTTTCATGAGGGGATGATGTGGCAGCAACTCGTGGCACTCAATGCAAATGATTTTTTAACGTGGTCGCGACGCCCCGTGCCACCCCCTCTAGCCGAGGAAGTGGCACGGGTATGCCGACGATGTAAAATTGCTCTGCCTCCTAGAAGCGCTAAACCAGGTTGGACCACAGAATGGCACTGCGAATCTCCGAGGTGGTTCGGCCAAGTGAGCCGTGCTATCAGGAAAGGGATTTTACTTGTAGTGGACTACGCTTTGGAGGCGAGGCGTTATTACTCAGCCTGTAGATACAATGGGACGTTGATGGCTACCCGCGCGCAACAAGCTGGTTTGTCTCCTTTGCAATGTCCCGGTTTTCAGGATTTAACCGCTCACATATGCATTGACATCGTCCAAGATGCAGCTATTCGATCCGGCTGGACACCTCTCGGTCAGATGAGGCAGGGTGAAGCGTTGCTAGCTCTCGGTCTTGCAGAGCGGCTGCATAAATTGCAATCGCTACCGGCCACTCAGTTGCCGGAAATACTGCGGCGACGGGAAGCACTCCTTCGATTAGTGGATCCAAGCGGACTCGGTGATTTCCGTTGGCTGCTTTACGGCAAAGGACTGCAATTAGATAGATTTAAGTTGACAACCGCTCCAGACAGTGAAGAATTTCCTCGCGAGTAA
- the aroB gene encoding 3-dehydroquinate synthase: MAMTVTPCRINVGLERNPYDVVIGNGVLGNVGEELLLGSVKPGSKVLVVSNSDIAELYGDLCLNSLKKQDFNVEMLTIGSGEQQKNLATVAQIHDAAFACKLERNSIMLALGGGVVGDITGFAAATWLRGIGIIQIPTTLLAMVDAAIGGKTGINHPGGKNLIGAFHQPKLVLIDPSTLNTLPLREFRAGMAEVIKYGMLGDFELFNGLESCQDPSSPQGLGQIQLESILQRSAAAKVRVVIADERESGLRAILNYGHTFGHAVETLCGYGTWLHGEAVAIGMAAVGELAVQLGSWSRCDADRQSRLIVKAGLPTVWPDLRPDDVIKTMQGDKKVRDEQLRLVMPTAIGTVNIRDNITREEILHCLERLST, translated from the coding sequence ATGGCCATGACTGTCACACCTTGCCGAATTAATGTCGGCTTAGAGCGCAACCCTTATGACGTTGTGATTGGCAATGGTGTCCTAGGGAATGTCGGCGAAGAACTACTGCTTGGTAGCGTAAAACCAGGCAGTAAAGTTCTTGTTGTCAGTAACTCAGATATCGCTGAGCTCTATGGTGATCTTTGCCTGAATAGTTTGAAAAAGCAGGATTTCAACGTTGAAATGCTTACAATTGGTTCTGGCGAACAACAAAAGAATCTGGCTACCGTGGCTCAAATCCACGACGCGGCTTTCGCTTGTAAATTAGAACGCAACTCGATAATGCTCGCTCTTGGTGGTGGCGTCGTTGGCGATATAACCGGGTTCGCAGCAGCTACTTGGTTACGGGGAATCGGGATTATACAAATTCCGACAACGTTATTAGCGATGGTGGATGCAGCGATCGGAGGCAAAACAGGTATCAATCACCCTGGTGGGAAGAATCTAATTGGTGCATTTCACCAGCCAAAACTGGTGTTGATTGATCCAAGTACTCTCAATACCCTTCCTCTCAGGGAGTTCCGGGCAGGGATGGCTGAAGTAATTAAATATGGGATGCTCGGGGATTTTGAATTATTTAACGGACTCGAATCTTGTCAAGATCCTAGTAGCCCTCAAGGATTAGGACAAATTCAACTTGAATCAATTCTGCAACGCTCCGCAGCAGCCAAAGTGCGTGTAGTGATCGCTGATGAACGAGAGAGTGGATTACGGGCTATCCTGAATTATGGACATACCTTTGGTCATGCTGTGGAGACCCTCTGTGGTTATGGCACTTGGCTTCATGGCGAAGCAGTGGCAATTGGTATGGCTGCCGTTGGCGAACTAGCTGTTCAACTAGGCAGTTGGTCGCGTTGCGATGCCGATCGCCAAAGTCGTTTAATTGTCAAAGCAGGCTTACCTACTGTTTGGCCGGATCTAAGGCCCGATGACGTAATTAAAACTATGCAGGGTGATAAAAAAGTACGAGATGAGCAACTTCGTTTAGTGATGCCCACAGCAATCGGGACAGTTAATATTCGGGACAACATTACTCGCGAGGAAATTCTTCACTGTCTGGAGCGGTTGTCAACTTAA
- a CDS encoding sugar ABC transporter permease, whose product MQDNLTAWAFLLPALLLISLSILIPAVMTLVMSVNATGLDVSEPFQFIGLAHFQRLLVDPMARQVTLTTFIYLLGVVPLTIVGSLALAVLVNQRLPGKSFLRGVFYTPVLVSVVVAAIAFRWLYAENGLINGLLSVLLGEAFSPIGFLTVPQLALPAVMLVTLWKSLGYYMVIFLAGLQGIPKGLYEAAELDGSEGWRQHLDITFPLMRPYIILVAIVSSIAATKVFEEVFLMTQGGPANATQTIVYYVYDQAFTELEIGYACTLGLALFLMVLVLTLVRLVFAGDQPPA is encoded by the coding sequence GTGCAAGATAATCTGACGGCTTGGGCATTTTTACTGCCGGCACTGCTTTTGATCAGCTTATCGATTTTGATCCCAGCTGTAATGACATTGGTGATGAGCGTCAACGCTACAGGTCTAGATGTCAGTGAGCCATTTCAATTTATTGGCCTAGCGCATTTTCAGCGGCTTTTAGTTGATCCAATGGCGCGGCAAGTAACACTTACCACATTTATTTATCTTTTGGGTGTAGTGCCTCTCACTATTGTGGGATCCCTAGCATTGGCAGTCCTAGTAAATCAAAGGCTTCCTGGTAAGAGTTTTCTCCGCGGTGTGTTCTATACGCCAGTACTCGTCTCAGTTGTTGTGGCAGCAATTGCTTTTCGTTGGCTCTACGCTGAAAACGGGCTAATCAATGGTTTGTTGTCGGTTCTTCTCGGAGAAGCTTTTTCTCCTATTGGTTTTCTAACAGTTCCTCAACTGGCTCTTCCTGCTGTAATGCTTGTCACCCTCTGGAAGAGTCTTGGCTATTACATGGTGATTTTTCTGGCAGGGCTTCAAGGCATTCCAAAAGGGTTATATGAAGCTGCTGAACTCGATGGAAGTGAGGGGTGGAGGCAGCACCTAGATATTACTTTTCCGTTAATGCGTCCTTATATCATACTTGTGGCGATTGTTTCGTCGATTGCAGCAACTAAGGTGTTCGAGGAAGTGTTTTTGATGACGCAAGGCGGTCCAGCCAATGCAACTCAAACCATAGTTTATTACGTTTACGACCAAGCTTTTACTGAACTAGAAATTGGTTATGCCTGCACACTAGGATTGGCCCTTTTCCTAATGGTACTAGTCTTGACTTTAGTACGATTGGTGTTTGCTGGCGATCAACCCCCTGCTTAG
- a CDS encoding 5-(carboxyamino)imidazole ribonucleotide synthase translates to MIGVVGGGQLARMLVQAARTRSIPVAVQTKWENDPAVDGAERVVVADPRDVAGTLKLMEGCDGITFENEWVSIDALIPLERQGACFYPALEAFAPLVDKLSQRQLLEDLAIPSPLWCPLSQISQAQPGLPQGWDFPVMAKAARGGYDGKGTAVINNVDALAQLLRSVEISGWFLEAWVHFERELALVVSRDANGRLRSFPLVETYQNSRVCDWVLVPACVEQAVEALAYNMAASLLTKLNYVGVLALEFFYGPSGLQVNEIAPRTHNSGHFSIEACTSSQFDQQVCIAAGLPTPIPEMRSEGALMVNLLGLDPAQATPLAQRLTELRQLPKAHLHWYGKSPESPGRKLGHVTVLLNAKDAIGRQREARYVLRVVRQIWPGLSVHQD, encoded by the coding sequence ATGATTGGCGTAGTCGGTGGTGGGCAGTTGGCGCGGATGTTGGTGCAAGCAGCCCGCACGCGCTCGATCCCTGTAGCAGTACAGACCAAATGGGAAAACGATCCTGCCGTTGATGGTGCTGAGCGTGTCGTAGTTGCAGATCCGCGCGATGTGGCTGGGACACTCAAGCTTATGGAGGGGTGTGACGGAATCACCTTTGAAAATGAGTGGGTGAGTATCGATGCTCTGATTCCCTTAGAACGACAAGGGGCTTGCTTTTATCCAGCTTTGGAAGCTTTTGCGCCTCTGGTCGACAAGCTTTCTCAGCGTCAGCTACTCGAAGATTTAGCAATTCCAAGTCCTCTCTGGTGTCCGCTAAGCCAGATTTCCCAGGCTCAGCCAGGCCTACCACAAGGTTGGGATTTTCCCGTTATGGCGAAAGCAGCCCGTGGTGGATATGACGGCAAAGGCACTGCTGTTATTAACAATGTCGATGCTTTGGCACAATTGCTCCGCTCAGTTGAAATCTCGGGTTGGTTTTTAGAAGCTTGGGTCCACTTCGAACGCGAACTGGCCCTTGTGGTTAGTCGAGACGCTAATGGTCGACTGAGAAGTTTTCCACTCGTGGAGACCTACCAAAATTCCCGGGTTTGTGACTGGGTTTTGGTTCCAGCTTGTGTAGAACAGGCTGTTGAAGCATTGGCCTACAACATGGCCGCATCGCTCCTTACCAAACTCAATTACGTAGGTGTTCTAGCTCTTGAGTTCTTTTATGGTCCCTCTGGACTACAAGTGAACGAGATTGCACCGCGGACACACAATTCTGGCCATTTTTCGATTGAGGCCTGTACTAGTAGTCAGTTTGATCAGCAGGTTTGCATAGCTGCAGGTCTGCCGACACCGATTCCAGAGATGCGAAGTGAAGGAGCCTTGATGGTTAATCTCCTCGGTCTCGATCCTGCACAAGCCACCCCACTTGCGCAGCGTCTAACAGAACTTCGACAACTTCCTAAAGCTCACCTTCATTGGTACGGCAAGTCGCCGGAATCACCAGGCCGCAAACTCGGCCATGTGACTGTACTACTAAATGCCAAAGACGCAATTGGACGGCAACGGGAAGCTCGGTATGTCTTAAGGGTTGTCCGACAGATTTGGCCCGGATTGTCAGTCCATCAAGACTAG
- a CDS encoding DUF2103 domain-containing protein: protein MGRVVITHSTYVEGLIPWLKSLACEQGIQTITPAVINRVKGRSQSLQLRVSTTIRGGYKLVARKGSSVQEVFIVTNLEQAQLQSALERHRP from the coding sequence GTGGGGAGGGTCGTGATTACCCATAGCACTTACGTCGAGGGGTTGATCCCTTGGTTGAAGTCGCTTGCTTGTGAGCAGGGTATCCAGACCATCACGCCAGCAGTCATTAACCGAGTAAAGGGACGTAGCCAATCGCTTCAGCTGAGGGTATCAACCACGATTCGTGGAGGTTACAAATTGGTAGCTCGCAAAGGAAGTAGCGTTCAGGAAGTCTTCATCGTGACCAATTTGGAGCAAGCGCAACTTCAAAGTGCATTGGAGCGGCATCGACCCTAA
- the clpS gene encoding ATP-dependent Clp protease adapter ClpS, which yields MAISSSSSSTLLEREKTTQCYPEARVIVLDDVINTFQHVVDCLRKIIPGMSEENAWRLANRIDGQGSAEVWRGPLEQAELYHQQLQMEGLTMAPLDRC from the coding sequence ATGGCTATTTCTAGTTCCTCTTCATCGACGCTACTGGAGCGAGAGAAAACTACACAGTGCTACCCAGAGGCGCGTGTCATCGTCCTCGATGACGTCATCAACACCTTTCAACATGTTGTGGACTGTTTACGCAAAATCATCCCTGGGATGAGTGAAGAGAATGCATGGAGACTCGCAAACCGTATTGATGGACAGGGATCTGCAGAGGTGTGGCGTGGTCCGTTGGAACAGGCGGAGCTCTATCACCAACAACTGCAGATGGAGGGCTTAACGATGGCTCCATTGGATCGCTGTTAA
- the petN gene encoding cytochrome b6-f complex subunit PetN: MLFTVAWASLAAVFSFSIAMVVWGRNGDGTLRF, translated from the coding sequence ATGTTATTCACCGTGGCATGGGCATCACTCGCTGCTGTATTCAGCTTTTCTATTGCAATGGTTGTCTGGGGTCGCAATGGCGATGGCACCCTAAGATTCTGA
- the psb29 gene encoding photosystem II biogenesis protein Psp29 translates to MAERQTIADSKRAFHQAFPHVIGPLYRRLADELLVELHLLSHQSSFITTPLFAVGLCTVFDTFSRGYRPEDQISRLFKALCSSNGFEADALRRESESCLAAAKLQSVDEMKSYLASQRLADGAHYSRLMAIGVFRLFQTAKGGVNQPNEADLRKRCKELADSLNLPAERLEKDLSLFASNSERMTMSIELVKETVAAERRKKERRQAEQVQRSET, encoded by the coding sequence TTGGCCGAACGTCAGACCATAGCAGACAGCAAACGGGCGTTTCATCAGGCCTTCCCCCATGTCATTGGACCATTGTATAGGCGCCTTGCTGATGAACTTCTAGTGGAGCTGCATCTTCTAAGTCACCAAAGCAGTTTCATAACCACTCCGCTCTTTGCAGTAGGGCTATGCACTGTTTTTGATACTTTTTCGCGGGGGTACAGACCCGAAGATCAAATCAGTCGGCTTTTTAAGGCTCTTTGCAGTAGTAACGGCTTCGAAGCCGACGCGTTAAGACGCGAATCAGAATCATGCCTCGCTGCCGCCAAATTACAATCCGTTGATGAGATGAAGTCCTATTTGGCCTCACAACGCTTAGCTGATGGGGCTCATTATTCGAGACTTATGGCCATTGGTGTCTTTCGCCTTTTTCAAACAGCCAAAGGTGGCGTAAATCAGCCTAACGAAGCCGATTTACGCAAACGTTGCAAGGAGCTAGCCGACAGTCTTAATCTTCCGGCAGAACGATTAGAAAAGGATCTAAGTCTTTTTGCATCCAATAGCGAACGTATGACAATGTCTATTGAGCTTGTTAAGGAGACTGTTGCGGCAGAACGTCGTAAAAAAGAGCGTCGCCAGGCCGAACAAGTGCAACGCAGTGAAACCTGA
- the clpP gene encoding ATP-dependent Clp endopeptidase proteolytic subunit ClpP → MIPIVIEESGRGERAFDIYSRLLRERIVFLGETVTSDSANRIVAQMLFLEAEDPDKDIYLYINSPGGSVYDGLGIFDTMQHIKPDVHTVCVGLAASMGAFLLCAGAQGKRSSLQHSRIMIHQPLGGAKGQASDIRIQADEILYLKERLNTELSERTGQPLDRIQQDTDRDFFMSPSEAVTYGLIDLIINKRPVQAIT, encoded by the coding sequence ATGATCCCGATCGTGATTGAAGAGTCCGGCCGGGGAGAAAGGGCCTTTGATATTTATTCACGCTTGCTTCGTGAGCGCATTGTGTTTCTGGGCGAGACCGTAACTAGTGATTCGGCCAACCGGATAGTTGCCCAGATGTTGTTTCTCGAAGCAGAGGATCCTGACAAAGATATTTATTTGTATATAAATTCCCCTGGCGGTTCTGTTTACGATGGATTAGGAATTTTTGACACCATGCAGCATATCAAACCAGATGTGCATACCGTCTGCGTTGGACTTGCTGCAAGCATGGGTGCTTTCCTCCTATGTGCTGGTGCACAGGGAAAACGCAGTAGTCTTCAGCATTCGCGTATTATGATCCACCAACCCCTTGGTGGTGCAAAAGGACAAGCAAGCGATATTCGCATCCAAGCTGATGAGATTCTTTATCTAAAAGAGCGTTTAAATACAGAACTTTCTGAACGAACTGGTCAGCCTTTGGATCGTATTCAGCAAGACACGGATAGGGACTTTTTTATGTCTCCTTCTGAAGCTGTCACCTATGGTCTGATTGATCTAATTATCAACAAGCGTCCTGTACAAGCTATTACTTGA
- a CDS encoding DUF2256 domain-containing protein yields the protein MIQHPPKICPVCKLPFKYRKAWNKCWDKVIYCSERCRRRKNLVKGKNSAKH from the coding sequence ATTATTCAACACCCACCAAAAATATGTCCTGTGTGTAAACTTCCTTTTAAGTACCGTAAGGCCTGGAATAAGTGTTGGGACAAAGTTATTTACTGTTCCGAACGGTGCCGTCGACGTAAGAATTTAGTCAAAGGCAAGAATTCAGCTAAGCATTAA